The following proteins come from a genomic window of Geminicoccaceae bacterium SCSIO 64248:
- a CDS encoding acyl-CoA/acyl-ACP dehydrogenase yields the protein MADLVHAFRRSDAEGAPSDRGEASGLVDRARVLATDFAKDAARLDAEAAVPSENFERMAGTGLLGLTVPRRLGGGGGDLRTAGAIIGAIGKAEPATALILAMQYNQHRRVAEGRWPQHIADRVGREAAGAGVSLLNALRVEPELGTPTRGGMPATVAARTASGWRISGHKIYCTGIPVLSWLMVWARTDEPDPRVGIFLVPARAPGVRVVETWDQLGMRATASHDVIFEDVEIPADHAVDIALPSEQQGPSPIDMAWNAGLIGSLYHGVACAARDWLVRFLQDRVPSGLGKSLASLPRFQEAVGGMELLLATNTRLLRSLASDTDGGDVPSIAESGAVKVAVTENAIAATQKAVELSSNRGLSRAQPLERHLRDVLCARIHTPQDDSVRLTLGRKALGSA from the coding sequence ATGGCTGATCTCGTACACGCGTTCAGGCGTTCCGATGCCGAGGGTGCGCCTTCCGATCGCGGCGAAGCGTCGGGCCTCGTCGATCGGGCGCGCGTGTTGGCGACCGACTTCGCGAAGGACGCCGCCCGGCTCGACGCCGAGGCCGCCGTGCCCTCCGAGAACTTCGAGCGGATGGCCGGCACTGGCCTTCTTGGCCTGACCGTGCCTCGCCGCCTCGGCGGCGGTGGCGGCGACCTGCGCACGGCCGGGGCCATCATCGGCGCGATCGGCAAGGCGGAGCCTGCGACCGCGCTCATCCTGGCCATGCAGTACAACCAGCATCGTCGCGTCGCCGAGGGACGCTGGCCGCAGCATATCGCCGACCGCGTCGGGCGCGAGGCGGCGGGCGCGGGTGTGTCCCTGTTGAACGCCCTTCGGGTCGAGCCCGAGCTCGGAACGCCGACGCGCGGCGGCATGCCCGCCACCGTGGCCGCGCGGACGGCAAGCGGCTGGCGCATTTCCGGCCACAAGATCTACTGCACCGGCATCCCGGTCCTGAGCTGGCTCATGGTCTGGGCCCGCACGGACGAGCCCGATCCGCGCGTCGGCATCTTCCTCGTCCCCGCGCGGGCGCCCGGAGTCCGTGTGGTCGAGACATGGGATCAGCTGGGCATGCGGGCGACCGCCAGCCACGATGTGATCTTCGAAGACGTCGAGATACCCGCCGACCATGCCGTGGACATCGCTCTGCCGTCGGAGCAGCAGGGGCCGAGCCCGATCGACATGGCCTGGAACGCCGGGCTGATCGGCAGCCTTTACCACGGCGTCGCCTGCGCCGCGCGCGACTGGCTCGTGCGGTTTCTGCAAGATCGTGTGCCGTCCGGCCTCGGCAAGTCGCTCGCGAGCCTGCCACGCTTTCAGGAGGCGGTCGGCGGCATGGAGCTCCTGCTCGCCACCAATACGCGCCTGTTGCGCAGCCTGGCCAGCGACACCGACGGCGGCGACGTGCCGTCGATCGCCGAGAGCGGCGCGGTGAAGGTCGCCGTCACCGAGAACGCCATCGCCGCCACGCAGAAGGCGGTCGAGCTTTCCAGCAATCGCGGCCTGTCACGCGCGCAGCCGCTCGAGCGCCATCTGCGCGACGTGCTCTGCGCGCGCATCCACACGCCACAGGACGACAGCGTCCGTCTCACGCTGGGCCGCAAGGCCCTCGGCAGCGCCTGA